In one window of Macrotis lagotis isolate mMagLag1 chromosome 5, bilby.v1.9.chrom.fasta, whole genome shotgun sequence DNA:
- the NUDT17 gene encoding nucleoside diphosphate-linked moiety X motif 17 isoform X1: MAQARVLLLLSGRPEPAGFARSVCGLLGLGPGAGPWRVYCGLERGRLLLGAARFPGATAQLPLQRAPLCPFWALEQQRAPGAAGPRPGPERGVDLAVAVILQSRDQTVLLTRRTPSLHSAPNLWVPPGGHVEPEEELLDGGLRELWEETGLRLPQGQYSWFPLGLWESAYPPMLSQGHPRCHHIVLYVLVTSQETEQQLQDRIQPNQEEVNAYAWLKPDVLAAVAASEDGPDTSESLSQYLPPFVQAVELQGDVTQSLDLPTSTLLRKSQNTQRDEERVSMGTKFALGLWLQHLKRSSKYHPYSSSKPESESE, from the exons ATGGCGCAGGCCCGCGTGCTGCTGCTGCTCTCGGGCCGCCCCGAGCCCGCCGGCTTCGCGCGCAGCGTGTGCGGCCTGCTGGGGCTGGGGCCCGGCGCGGGGCCCTGGCGCGTCTACTGCGGCCTGGAGCGGGGCCGGCTGCTGCTGGGCGCCGCGCGCTTCCCGGGCGCCACGGCGCAGCTCCCGCTGCAG CGCGCCCCGCTCTGCCCCTTCTGGGCGCTGGAGCAGCAGCGGGCCCCCGGGGCCGCGGGGCCCAGGCCCGGCCCGGAGCGCGGCGTGGACCTGGCCGTGGCCGTCATCCTGCAGTCGCGGGACCAGACCGTGCTCCTGACCCGGAGGACCCCGAGCTTGCACTCGGCCCCCAACCTCTGGGTGCCCCCAG GGGGCCACGTGGAGCCGGAGGAGGAG CTGCTGGATGGAGGGCTTCGGGAGCTGTGGGAAGAGACAGGGCTGCGACTGCCCCAAGGCCAGTACTCCTGGTTCCCTCTGGGACTATGGGAG TCTGCCTATCCCCCCATGCTGAGCCAGGGCCATCCCAGATGCCACCACATCGTTCTCTATGTACTGGTGACTTCTCAGGAAACAGAGCAGCAGCTCCAG GATCGGATCCAACCAAACCAGGAAGAGGTCAATGCCTATGCCTGGCTGAAACCAGACGTCTTGGCAGCAGTGGCAGCCTCTGAAGATGGACCAGACACGTCTGAATCTCTCTCTCAGTACCTGCCACCCTTTGTTCA GGCAGTAGAGCTTCAGGGAGATGTGACCCAAAGCCTGGACCTGCCTACCTCTACCCTACTCCGGAAATCTCAGAACACACAGCGGGATGAGGAGAGGGTCAGTATGGGAACCAAATTTGCTCTTGGCCTATGGCTGCAACATCTGAAAAG ATCCTCAAAATATCACCCGTACTCCTCCTCAAAGCCAGAATCAGAATCAGAGTGA
- the NUDT17 gene encoding nucleoside diphosphate-linked moiety X motif 17 isoform X2, which yields MAQARVLLLLSGRPEPAGFARSVCGLLGLGPGAGPWRVYCGLERGRLLLGAARFPGATAQLPLQRAPLCPFWALEQQRAPGAAGPRPGPERGVDLAVAVILQSRDQTVLLTRRTPSLHSAPNLWVPPGGHVEPEEELLDGGLRELWEETGLRLPQGQYSWFPLGLWEDRIQPNQEEVNAYAWLKPDVLAAVAASEDGPDTSESLSQYLPPFVQAVELQGDVTQSLDLPTSTLLRKSQNTQRDEERVSMGTKFALGLWLQHLKRSSKYHPYSSSKPESESE from the exons ATGGCGCAGGCCCGCGTGCTGCTGCTGCTCTCGGGCCGCCCCGAGCCCGCCGGCTTCGCGCGCAGCGTGTGCGGCCTGCTGGGGCTGGGGCCCGGCGCGGGGCCCTGGCGCGTCTACTGCGGCCTGGAGCGGGGCCGGCTGCTGCTGGGCGCCGCGCGCTTCCCGGGCGCCACGGCGCAGCTCCCGCTGCAG CGCGCCCCGCTCTGCCCCTTCTGGGCGCTGGAGCAGCAGCGGGCCCCCGGGGCCGCGGGGCCCAGGCCCGGCCCGGAGCGCGGCGTGGACCTGGCCGTGGCCGTCATCCTGCAGTCGCGGGACCAGACCGTGCTCCTGACCCGGAGGACCCCGAGCTTGCACTCGGCCCCCAACCTCTGGGTGCCCCCAG GGGGCCACGTGGAGCCGGAGGAGGAG CTGCTGGATGGAGGGCTTCGGGAGCTGTGGGAAGAGACAGGGCTGCGACTGCCCCAAGGCCAGTACTCCTGGTTCCCTCTGGGACTATGGGAG GATCGGATCCAACCAAACCAGGAAGAGGTCAATGCCTATGCCTGGCTGAAACCAGACGTCTTGGCAGCAGTGGCAGCCTCTGAAGATGGACCAGACACGTCTGAATCTCTCTCTCAGTACCTGCCACCCTTTGTTCA GGCAGTAGAGCTTCAGGGAGATGTGACCCAAAGCCTGGACCTGCCTACCTCTACCCTACTCCGGAAATCTCAGAACACACAGCGGGATGAGGAGAGGGTCAGTATGGGAACCAAATTTGCTCTTGGCCTATGGCTGCAACATCTGAAAAG ATCCTCAAAATATCACCCGTACTCCTCCTCAAAGCCAGAATCAGAATCAGAGTGA